One Syntrophales bacterium DNA segment encodes these proteins:
- a CDS encoding IS1595 family transposase: MKSTLTTQHGDYPNTYREFVKMFPDDAACAAFLAKLRWPEEFTCRSCKTTSTPWNQSRGRLVCPICRYQTSVTAGTIFDKTRTPLTTWFEAAWHVTTAKNGMSAKTLERTIGTSYKVAWMLLQRFRVAMVNSERKPLSGIVEVDETYIGGKEHGGKRGRGTIKSIVVIAIEIKQPKGFGRVRMRCIPDLSGDSLLPFVQDVVAPESIVCTDGWRGYNGLPKCGYTRDMQVLSSSGDPAHVSMPGVHRVASLVKRWILGTHQGSVLPNHLQSYLEEYTFRFNRRTSRSRGLVFRRLLEQAVTTNSITMGDITGGYDWDHNYF; this comes from the coding sequence ATGAAATCAACGTTGACTACACAGCATGGCGACTACCCAAACACATACCGAGAATTCGTGAAAATGTTTCCTGATGACGCTGCATGTGCAGCCTTTTTGGCGAAGTTGCGTTGGCCCGAGGAATTTACATGTCGGTCATGTAAGACAACTTCAACACCGTGGAACCAAAGTCGTGGTCGTCTGGTATGCCCAATCTGCCGTTATCAAACGTCCGTAACGGCGGGAACGATTTTCGATAAGACGCGGACACCTTTGACAACTTGGTTTGAAGCGGCCTGGCATGTGACCACCGCTAAGAACGGTATGTCGGCCAAAACTTTAGAGCGTACTATCGGTACAAGCTATAAAGTAGCTTGGATGCTGCTACAGCGCTTTCGGGTGGCGATGGTAAACAGTGAACGAAAACCGTTATCTGGCATCGTGGAAGTGGACGAAACTTATATCGGTGGCAAAGAACATGGCGGTAAACGCGGTCGCGGCACCATCAAAAGCATTGTGGTTATTGCCATAGAGATCAAGCAGCCCAAAGGTTTTGGGCGAGTGCGGATGCGTTGTATTCCAGACTTATCTGGTGATAGTTTGCTACCCTTTGTGCAGGATGTTGTTGCTCCAGAATCGATAGTATGCACCGATGGGTGGCGTGGCTATAACGGATTACCTAAATGCGGATACACTCGAGATATGCAGGTGCTATCGTCTTCTGGTGATCCTGCCCATGTTTCTATGCCAGGGGTCCACCGGGTCGCAAGTCTCGTGAAACGATGGATTCTTGGTACACACCAAGGATCCGTGCTACCCAATCACCTACAATCCTACTTGGAGGAATACACGTTCAGGTTTAATCGTCGTACCTCTCGAAGCCGTGGTCTTGTCTTTCGAAGGCTCCTTGAACAAGCGGTAACTACTAACTCGATAACTATGGGCGATATAACCGGCGGCTATGACTGGGATCATAATTATTTTTAG
- the pseC gene encoding UDP-4-amino-4,6-dideoxy-N-acetyl-beta-L-altrosamine transaminase, with protein MYIPYGRQTIDEDDIQAVCEVLRSDYLTTGPKIAEFEQNVAEYVGAKYAVAVSSGTAALHVACLSAGIGEGDEVITTPITFAASSNCVLYCGGTPVFADIDPKTYNIDPEDIKSKITSKTKAIIPVHLTGQPCDLDAIHAIADEYNLIVIEDAAHALGAEYKGKKIGGMSDMTGFSFHPVKHITTGEGGMVTTNTEKLYERLKLFRSHGITREENLMLNYEGGWYYEQLELGYNYRITDFQCALGISQMKKIDKFVERRREIAARYDEAFADVVGVITPYQAEGCKNSYHLYAIQVTKMPRIEAYDKLRAAGLGVNVHYIPVHKHPYYQKNGYADVCCSNAEALYSRLISLPMYPSLTDEEVEYVINAVKGLF; from the coding sequence GTGTACATACCCTATGGAAGACAGACAATTGATGAAGATGATATTCAAGCCGTATGCGAGGTTCTCAGGTCTGATTACCTGACAACCGGTCCGAAAATAGCAGAGTTTGAACAAAACGTTGCGGAATATGTGGGGGCGAAATACGCTGTTGCTGTTTCCAGCGGAACTGCTGCTTTGCATGTGGCTTGTCTATCCGCAGGGATTGGTGAAGGCGACGAAGTCATTACAACCCCCATCACTTTTGCGGCATCTTCGAACTGTGTGTTATATTGCGGGGGAACACCTGTGTTTGCCGATATTGATCCGAAGACGTATAATATTGATCCAGAAGATATTAAGAGTAAAATCACATCAAAGACGAAGGCGATTATACCGGTGCACTTAACCGGACAGCCCTGCGATTTGGATGCAATCCATGCGATTGCCGACGAATACAATTTGATTGTCATAGAGGATGCCGCACATGCTCTTGGCGCGGAATATAAAGGCAAGAAAATCGGTGGAATGTCAGATATGACAGGGTTTAGCTTCCATCCGGTTAAGCACATTACAACCGGTGAGGGCGGTATGGTTACAACGAATACTGAAAAGTTGTACGAGCGTTTAAAGCTCTTCCGTTCACATGGTATAACAAGAGAAGAAAACCTCATGCTTAATTATGAAGGCGGTTGGTATTATGAGCAGCTCGAACTAGGGTATAACTACCGAATAACGGATTTCCAGTGCGCTTTGGGCATAAGCCAAATGAAGAAGATTGATAAGTTTGTTGAGCGCAGACGTGAGATTGCTGCAAGGTACGATGAAGCTTTTGCTGACGTTGTAGGGGTCATAACTCCCTATCAGGCAGAAGGATGTAAAAACAGTTATCATCTATACGCAATACAGGTTACCAAAATGCCACGGATAGAAGCATATGATAAATTGCGTGCTGCCGGATTGGGTGTAAATGTCCATTATATTCCGGTTCATAAACATCCGTATTATCAGAAAAACGGTTACGCAGATGTTTGCTGTTCCAATGCCGAGGCACTGTATAGTAGGTTGATCAGTTTGCCAATGTATCCATCCTTAACTGATGAAGAGGTCGAGTATGTGATTAATGCGGTGAAAGGATTATTCTAG
- a CDS encoding transposase, protein MTRNTRETQGDGSFVLTEIIYFAILNRGDYMPRRAREKSSSGIYHVVLRGINKQRIFEDDQDNQKYLETIKTYKENSGYEIYAYCLMSNHIHLLMKEGKEDLGVAFRRIGASYVYWYNWKRGVFP, encoded by the coding sequence ATGACAAGAAACACAAGGGAAACACAAGGGGACGGTTCTTTTGTGTTGACAGAAATCATATATTTTGCTATTCTAAACAGGGGTGACTATATGCCAAGACGAGCCAGAGAGAAAAGCAGCTCAGGAATTTATCATGTGGTATTAAGGGGAATTAATAAACAGCGGATCTTTGAAGATGATCAGGACAATCAGAAATATCTTGAGACAATTAAGACATATAAAGAAAACAGTGGGTATGAGATATATGCCTACTGCTTAATGAGCAATCATATACATTTACTGATGAAAGAAGGGAAAGAAGATTTAGGGGTCGCCTTTCGCAGAATTGGGGCAAGCTATGTTTACTGGTATAATTGGAAAAGGGGGGTATTCCCTTAG
- a CDS encoding GNAT family N-acetyltransferase gives MSNVYLRPAEWSDVDLLYEWANDKQVRSNPFNTEIISCYDHKHWFENYMADENTVIYMLCDTESKIGQIRLDCSEHIAKINYIISKRYRGLGYGEIIIRLVEKKIVIDKSDIRCIKAIVRSNNVASQKVFEDNGYTGTYDENEKHYLYFKELTPINSGITIDCKNPSGGVLLLTNNRNSLTLYDALKETGEDITIYSDSIDDELLAIESPKYVISYNYTHIIQKRLIDYMCGKMLNIHISMLPWNRGSDPNFWSFIDNTPKGVTIHLIDEGLDTGDILCQKELTFNEDNETFRTSYNALNDAAVSLLLEHWNEIVNGVITPISQPTGGSYHNRRDFHKYIIGKKFNWDMVISEFKREC, from the coding sequence ATGAGTAATGTATATTTGCGACCTGCCGAGTGGTCAGATGTGGATTTGTTGTATGAATGGGCCAATGATAAACAAGTTCGTAGCAACCCATTTAATACAGAAATAATATCTTGTTATGACCACAAACATTGGTTTGAGAACTATATGGCAGACGAAAACACTGTTATATATATGCTGTGTGATACTGAATCAAAGATAGGTCAAATTAGGCTTGATTGCAGCGAGCATATAGCGAAAATCAACTATATCATATCAAAAAGATATAGAGGTCTGGGTTATGGTGAAATCATCATACGGCTTGTGGAGAAAAAAATCGTTATCGATAAATCGGATATTCGGTGTATAAAAGCTATTGTTAGGAGTAATAATGTAGCATCTCAAAAGGTTTTTGAAGACAATGGATATACAGGTACATATGATGAAAACGAAAAACATTATTTATATTTTAAGGAATTAACTCCAATAAACAGCGGAATTACAATTGATTGTAAAAATCCTAGTGGGGGGGTACTGTTATTAACTAATAACAGAAACTCTCTTACACTTTATGATGCATTAAAAGAAACTGGTGAAGATATAACGATTTACAGTGACTCAATTGACGATGAATTATTGGCAATTGAGTCACCCAAATATGTTATTAGCTACAATTATACTCACATAATCCAGAAAAGACTGATTGATTACATGTGTGGTAAGATGCTTAATATTCATATTTCAATGCTGCCGTGGAACAGAGGGTCAGATCCGAATTTCTGGAGTTTTATTGATAATACTCCCAAAGGTGTAACCATTCATTTGATAGATGAAGGTTTGGATACAGGTGATATTCTCTGCCAGAAAGAATTGACTTTTAATGAAGATAATGAAACATTCCGCACAAGTTATAATGCTCTGAATGATGCCGCAGTGTCCCTTTTACTTGAACATTGGAACGAAATCGTCAACGGAGTGATAACACCGATCTCTCAACCCACAGGTGGCTCGTATCACAACAGACGAGATTTCCATAAGTATATAATAGGAAAAAAGTTCAATTGGGACATGGTTATATCAGAATTCAAGAGAGAGTGCTAA
- the pseG gene encoding UDP-2,4-diacetamido-2,4,6-trideoxy-beta-L-altropyranose hydrolase — protein MIGIRVDVNEITATGHFMRCLSIAQGLRNAKSDILFISADERAKGLSEQYQFQAVQLDTKWDDMDSEVDILTDIICRYRVDKLLVDSYYVTEEYLRKITEYVDLIYIDDINKFKYPVNTLINYNAYFNIFNYAQTYKETNTKLILGPKYAPLRSEFHGINCTVNEIVENVLITTGGSDTYGASEHLTEALIKDERFSHINLHIIAGRYSKINEKIDLQLCPNIHVHKNVKNMSDLMKQCEIAVTAGGSTMYELCACGVPSVSFTFADNQVLGAEALDNMDLILYSGDVRNGMDECIAIIVEKIRYYINNYEVRKQKSQAMQSLVDGFGVDRIVKDVFGL, from the coding sequence ATGATAGGTATAAGAGTAGACGTTAATGAAATAACTGCAACAGGTCACTTTATGCGTTGCCTTTCTATTGCGCAAGGGTTACGAAATGCAAAAAGCGACATACTTTTTATTTCGGCAGACGAGAGGGCAAAAGGACTCTCAGAACAATATCAATTTCAAGCGGTACAGCTTGACACAAAATGGGATGACATGGATTCTGAAGTCGATATATTAACGGATATCATCTGTAGATATCGTGTTGATAAGCTACTTGTGGACAGCTATTACGTGACAGAGGAATACTTGAGAAAGATAACTGAATATGTGGACCTGATCTATATAGATGATATCAATAAATTCAAATATCCTGTTAACACCTTAATTAATTATAACGCCTACTTTAATATTTTTAATTATGCCCAAACGTATAAGGAAACAAATACGAAGCTGATATTGGGACCAAAGTACGCTCCACTCCGCAGCGAATTTCATGGGATTAATTGCACAGTCAATGAAATTGTTGAAAATGTGTTGATAACCACTGGTGGTTCGGATACTTATGGAGCTTCTGAGCATTTGACTGAAGCATTGATTAAAGACGAAAGATTTTCCCATATCAATCTACATATTATCGCAGGAAGATACAGTAAGATTAACGAGAAAATTGATCTGCAGTTATGCCCCAATATTCATGTACATAAAAACGTGAAAAATATGTCGGACTTGATGAAACAATGTGAAATTGCAGTAACTGCAGGTGGTTCAACGATGTATGAATTATGTGCATGCGGTGTGCCTTCGGTGTCATTTACATTTGCTGACAATCAAGTATTAGGAGCTGAAGCTCTTGATAATATGGACTTAATACTTTATTCAGGTGATGTAAGAAATGGGATGGATGAGTGCATAGCAATAATAGTAGAAAAAATTCGATACTATATAAATAACTATGAAGTTAGAAAACAAAAATCCCAAGCTATGCAATCTCTAGTCGATGGCTTCGGTGTTGATAGAATTGTTAAAGATGTATTTGGCTTATAA
- a CDS encoding nucleoside-diphosphate sugar epimerase/dehydratase gives MVTVEVIELLGFNNKFKQFVLALGDVVLIGSALYMALVLRFEGHIPSFFMGNFEKLLWPVIGLHIIIFICFGIYKRLWRYASVDELMLIVFAVGSGSAINYLYSWYFNLPLPRSVYVIFGVLLLFFIGGSRFFLRVLVKYLKKIEGNNNGDKPVLIIGAGDAGVMVADELKKHQAALGTKIVGFIDDDPNKQKQIIHGLPVLGKRENIQQVVEERGIKEIILAMPSASYSQQRSIIDLCKDLPVKLKTAPGMFEILGGQVSLTQLKEVEIEDLLKRDPVEVDIQEISGYLANKVVMITGAAGSIGSELCRQVALLGPQLLILLDCDENGIFYINRELEQKNPELKMYPLIRNIQDLQALEKVFQIYKPRVIFHAAAHKHVPLMELNPEEAVENNVYGTKNLVDLAERYGVERFVFISSDKAVKPSSVMGATKRASEIYMQHRARSNGSCVFCAVRFGNVLGSQGSVVPLFREQIKRGGPLTVTHPHMTRYFMTIPEAVQLVIQAGALGEKGMIFILDMGDPVKIMDLARDMILLSGLKPGEDIEIKYTGVRPGEKLCEELFNDKENFMKTTHERIFIAPDTLSPQDEIKKEMEYLSRIVGGDLSPLLEFKKIPGGVRILKPPVLG, from the coding sequence TTGGTAACGGTAGAGGTGATAGAGTTGTTAGGATTTAATAATAAATTTAAACAGTTTGTTCTGGCCTTAGGAGATGTTGTACTAATAGGCTCGGCTTTGTACATGGCCCTTGTTTTGCGCTTTGAGGGGCATATTCCTTCGTTTTTTATGGGAAATTTTGAAAAACTGCTATGGCCGGTAATCGGTTTGCATATCATCATATTTATTTGTTTTGGTATCTACAAACGATTGTGGCGCTATGCAAGCGTGGACGAGCTTATGCTGATTGTCTTTGCTGTGGGGTCAGGTTCTGCCATCAACTACCTTTACAGCTGGTATTTCAATCTCCCGCTTCCACGTAGTGTCTATGTAATTTTTGGGGTATTGCTGCTCTTTTTCATCGGGGGTTCCCGTTTTTTCCTGAGGGTGCTTGTTAAGTACCTGAAAAAAATAGAGGGAAACAACAACGGGGACAAGCCTGTTTTAATTATTGGAGCCGGTGATGCCGGGGTGATGGTTGCTGATGAGCTGAAAAAACACCAGGCTGCACTGGGTACAAAGATTGTTGGTTTTATTGATGATGATCCCAATAAGCAGAAGCAGATTATTCATGGCCTGCCTGTACTGGGAAAACGGGAGAATATTCAACAGGTAGTGGAGGAGAGGGGAATTAAAGAAATTATCCTTGCCATGCCCTCTGCTTCCTACAGCCAACAGCGCAGCATAATCGATCTTTGCAAGGATCTGCCGGTCAAATTAAAGACTGCTCCCGGGATGTTTGAAATTTTGGGGGGACAGGTTAGCCTTACCCAGCTCAAAGAGGTGGAGATTGAGGACCTTTTAAAAAGAGACCCTGTGGAAGTTGATATCCAGGAAATCTCCGGCTATTTGGCAAACAAGGTCGTCATGATTACCGGTGCTGCAGGCTCGATCGGATCTGAGCTCTGCCGCCAGGTGGCTTTACTCGGCCCCCAGCTGCTGATACTGCTGGACTGCGATGAAAACGGCATTTTTTACATAAACAGGGAGCTTGAGCAGAAAAACCCCGAGCTGAAGATGTATCCATTGATCAGGAATATTCAGGACCTGCAGGCTTTAGAGAAGGTCTTTCAGATATATAAACCCCGGGTTATCTTTCATGCCGCTGCCCACAAGCATGTGCCTCTCATGGAACTTAATCCTGAGGAGGCAGTGGAAAATAACGTTTATGGTACGAAAAATCTGGTGGACTTGGCCGAACGTTATGGTGTGGAGAGGTTTGTCTTTATCTCCTCCGATAAAGCGGTGAAGCCATCCAGTGTTATGGGAGCCACGAAAAGAGCGTCGGAGATCTATATGCAGCACCGGGCACGCAGTAACGGCAGCTGTGTTTTTTGCGCTGTCCGCTTCGGCAATGTCCTGGGGAGCCAGGGAAGCGTGGTACCCCTTTTTAGGGAGCAGATCAAAAGGGGCGGTCCGCTTACTGTAACTCATCCCCATATGACCCGCTATTTTATGACCATTCCAGAGGCGGTGCAGCTTGTTATCCAGGCGGGAGCATTGGGAGAAAAGGGCATGATATTTATTCTGGATATGGGTGATCCTGTGAAGATTATGGATCTGGCCAGGGATATGATTCTTTTGTCGGGTCTCAAGCCGGGGGAGGATATTGAAATAAAATATACCGGGGTGAGGCCGGGGGAAAAGCTGTGCGAGGAGCTTTTTAACGATAAGGAAAACTTCATGAAGACAACGCACGAGCGCATCTTCATTGCCCCTGATACTTTGAGCCCTCAGGATGAAATTAAAAAAGAGATGGAATATCTTTCCCGGATAGTAGGTGGGGATCTGAGTCCGCTTTTGGAATTCAAAAAAATTCCTGGAGGGGTGCGGATTTTAAAACCCCCTGTGTTAGGATAG
- the galE gene encoding UDP-glucose 4-epimerase GalE: MQILITGGAGYIGSHTCVALIEAGHSVIVADNLCNSKFESINKIKQITGKDLTFYKIDVTDEEAVNSIFSTHQIDGLIHFAGLKAVGESMEKPLAYYYNNTVSTMVLSKACLKYGVGKFVFSSSASVYGENDVPFVETMDLLPTTNPYGETKAMSERILTDVAKVNPGFAVSLLRYFNPVGAHESGLIGEDPNGIPNNLMPSVTKAAKDKLEKLRVFGNDYDTVDGTGVRDYIHVVDLAEGHVAAIEKLTEGVHVYNLGTGQGTSVLQLVHTFEEVNKIKVPFEIVDRRPGDIASCYADASKAERELGWKTKRGIKEMVKDAWRFERLLR, translated from the coding sequence ATGCAAATTCTCATTACTGGCGGTGCCGGATATATAGGCTCTCATACCTGTGTTGCTTTAATAGAAGCAGGTCATTCAGTTATTGTTGCTGATAATCTGTGTAACAGTAAATTTGAATCAATAAACAAAATAAAACAGATTACAGGTAAAGATCTCACCTTCTACAAAATCGACGTAACCGATGAAGAAGCCGTCAACTCCATCTTCTCTACCCACCAAATCGATGGCTTGATTCATTTTGCAGGGCTTAAGGCGGTAGGAGAGTCTATGGAGAAGCCACTGGCGTATTATTATAATAACACTGTCAGCACCATGGTATTGAGTAAGGCGTGCCTGAAATATGGTGTAGGGAAATTTGTATTTTCATCCTCAGCTTCTGTATATGGGGAGAATGATGTACCTTTCGTGGAGACCATGGATCTGTTGCCGACGACGAATCCCTATGGGGAGACTAAGGCGATGAGTGAGCGGATCCTGACGGATGTTGCGAAAGTGAATCCTGGATTTGCGGTGTCATTGTTGCGTTACTTCAACCCGGTGGGTGCTCATGAGAGTGGGCTGATTGGGGAGGATCCTAATGGCATTCCAAACAACTTAATGCCATCTGTGACCAAGGCGGCAAAAGATAAACTGGAGAAACTAAGAGTGTTTGGGAATGATTATGATACGGTAGATGGTACCGGCGTCAGAGACTATATTCATGTAGTAGACTTGGCGGAAGGGCATGTCGCAGCTATTGAGAAATTAACCGAAGGTGTCCATGTCTACAATCTTGGGACTGGCCAAGGCACATCAGTTTTACAACTGGTGCATACCTTTGAAGAAGTTAATAAGATCAAAGTTCCTTTTGAAATCGTTGATCGTAGACCTGGTGACATTGCTTCATGCTATGCCGATGCAAGTAAAGCTGAAAGGGAACTTGGTTGGAAGACGAAGCGTGGGATTAAAGAGATGGTCAAGGATGCTTGGAGGTTTGAGCGGTTGCTTAGGTAG
- the pseI gene encoding pseudaminic acid synthase, giving the protein MKLYDVINSSGVYAIAEMSANHAGKLDNALEIVRAAKEAGADCLKIQTYTADTLTLDCNNEFFRIKVGLWDGYRLYDLYKEAYTPWEWHKAIKDECDKAGIDFLSTPFDKTAVDFLVELGVKFFKIASFELVDIPLIEYAASKGKPLVISCGMGSIDEIQDAVDACKRQGNDQIVLLKCCSEYPANYSDMNLAVIPDMRERFGVPVGLSDHSMGSLAAVVGVSLGACVIEKHFCLSREIENPDSAFSMEPNEFSAMISDLRTVIAAKGSVCYELSEREKSSTVFRRSLFASKDIEKGEIITEENVRCVRPGYGMKPKFYKCIIGKKAACDMKFGTPISQETICDGEFEDE; this is encoded by the coding sequence ATGAAATTGTATGATGTTATCAACTCAAGTGGAGTTTATGCTATTGCCGAAATGTCAGCAAATCATGCGGGAAAACTAGATAACGCTCTAGAGATAGTTCGCGCCGCTAAAGAAGCTGGAGCAGACTGCCTGAAGATTCAAACCTATACCGCGGATACTCTGACGCTTGATTGTAATAATGAGTTTTTCCGAATCAAGGTTGGTCTTTGGGATGGATACAGACTTTATGATCTGTATAAAGAAGCTTATACTCCTTGGGAATGGCATAAAGCGATAAAAGACGAGTGTGATAAAGCAGGGATAGATTTCTTATCTACCCCATTTGACAAAACAGCCGTTGATTTTCTCGTTGAACTTGGTGTTAAGTTTTTTAAAATAGCTTCGTTTGAACTAGTAGACATTCCTTTGATTGAGTACGCTGCGAGTAAGGGTAAGCCGCTAGTAATTTCATGCGGGATGGGCTCAATTGATGAAATTCAAGATGCCGTCGACGCTTGTAAACGACAAGGAAACGATCAAATAGTTTTGCTCAAATGCTGCAGCGAATATCCGGCGAATTATTCGGATATGAATCTTGCGGTAATTCCGGATATGAGAGAGCGTTTCGGTGTGCCTGTAGGTCTTTCTGACCACTCCATGGGAAGCCTCGCTGCTGTAGTAGGTGTAAGTCTTGGAGCGTGTGTCATTGAAAAGCATTTTTGTTTAAGCCGTGAAATTGAAAATCCTGATTCTGCTTTTTCAATGGAACCGAATGAGTTTTCCGCTATGATTAGTGACCTTAGAACAGTGATAGCAGCTAAAGGAAGCGTATGTTATGAACTATCTGAAAGAGAAAAAAGCAGTACTGTTTTCCGGCGTTCATTGTTTGCCTCAAAAGATATAGAAAAAGGCGAGATAATAACGGAAGAGAACGTTCGATGTGTTAGACCGGGTTATGGCATGAAGCCGAAATTCTACAAGTGTATTATTGGAAAGAAAGCTGCCTGCGATATGAAATTCGGCACTCCTATCAGCCAGGAAACGATATGCGACGGAGAGTTTGAAGATGAGTAA